From Flavobacterium lipolyticum, one genomic window encodes:
- the ytxJ gene encoding bacillithiol system redox-active protein YtxJ, giving the protein MSFLNSIFGNSESADTPKSNVNWTQLTDVAQLMEIEAISNEKPVVIFKHSTRCSISRMALKQFEREYALEDTVGAYFLDLIAYRDVSNEIASRFSVYHESPQLILIRNGKAVYDVSHSDIDAEALKNKI; this is encoded by the coding sequence ATGAGTTTTTTAAATTCAATCTTCGGAAATTCAGAGTCAGCAGACACTCCAAAAAGCAATGTAAATTGGACTCAATTAACCGATGTTGCCCAATTAATGGAAATCGAAGCGATATCCAACGAAAAACCGGTAGTCATTTTTAAACACAGTACAAGATGCAGTATTAGCCGTATGGCTTTGAAGCAATTCGAACGTGAATATGCTCTAGAAGATACTGTAGGTGCTTATTTTTTGGATTTAATAGCGTATCGTGATGTCTCAAACGAAATTGCATCGCGATTCAGTGTCTACCACGAATCTCCACAATTAATCCTGATCAGAAACGGGAAGGCTGTTTATGATGTTTCTCACAGCGATATTGATGCAGAAGCATTAAAAAATAAAATCTAG
- a CDS encoding DUF2157 domain-containing protein has product MNKFDDQATKGLWERGLLSKNKYEEITSYRGLNIFSLNAELKLALYLSVLLFTSGIGILIYKNIDSIGHIAILSLLLIVIGVCFYFCFKNARGFQKTETTFEHPVLEYLVLAATILTCIFIGYLQFQYQTFGTHYGLATLIPTLVSFFCAYYFDNKSVLTIAITGLAAYVGLSVTPQDLVNNSNFYQDPSLSYSAILLAVLLILWTVYSSRIQLKTHFNIIYHTFALHIASIALIHNLTDFYTDGIWVLFAIVLAASTYYFYKASYKLKAISLYVFMIIYAYIGLNIFVFRVFESINFSDIWELFILILPLYFIGSIILFIKLIKKFNKEIAA; this is encoded by the coding sequence ATGAATAAGTTTGATGATCAGGCCACCAAAGGCCTTTGGGAAAGGGGATTATTGAGTAAAAATAAGTATGAGGAAATTACGTCCTATCGCGGATTGAATATTTTTTCGTTAAATGCAGAACTTAAATTAGCCCTGTACTTGTCCGTATTGTTGTTTACTTCAGGAATCGGAATATTAATTTATAAAAATATTGATTCAATAGGTCACATTGCAATTCTTTCGTTGTTGTTGATTGTTATTGGAGTTTGTTTTTACTTCTGTTTTAAAAATGCCAGAGGATTTCAAAAAACAGAAACTACCTTTGAGCATCCGGTTTTAGAATACTTGGTTTTGGCCGCTACTATACTTACTTGTATTTTTATTGGGTATTTACAGTTCCAGTACCAAACCTTCGGAACGCATTACGGACTGGCAACTTTAATTCCAACTCTGGTAAGTTTCTTTTGTGCGTATTATTTCGATAATAAAAGCGTTTTGACAATCGCGATTACTGGTTTGGCAGCTTATGTCGGACTTTCCGTTACACCACAGGATTTGGTCAATAACAGTAATTTCTACCAGGATCCAAGTTTAAGTTATTCGGCAATTTTATTGGCTGTTTTACTTATTTTATGGACCGTTTACAGCTCCAGAATTCAGTTAAAAACGCATTTCAATATCATTTATCACACTTTTGCCTTGCACATTGCCAGTATTGCATTAATTCATAACCTGACGGATTTTTATACAGATGGTATTTGGGTACTTTTTGCAATTGTTTTGGCTGCGTCAACGTATTATTTTTATAAAGCAAGCTACAAGCTTAAAGCCATTTCATTGTATGTTTTTATGATTATTTATGCTTATATAGGTCTCAATATATTCGTGTTTAGAGTTTTTGAGAGTATTAATTTTTCTGATATCTGGGAATTATTTATTTTAATACTTCCTTTATATTTTATAGGTTCAATCATACTATTCATTAAATTAATTAAGAAATTCAATAAAGAAATTGCAGCATGA
- the argH gene encoding argininosuccinate lyase, which translates to MKLWEKGIPTDKQIEQFTVGNDRELDLVLAKYDALGSIAHAKMLGQIGLLTQEETTSLVDALNEIIADVAVGNFEIENSFEDVHSKIEYLLTVKLGDAGKKIHTARSRNDQVLVDVHLYLKDELKAIKEQVKTLFDLLMESAEKHQNVLLPGYTHLQIAMPSSFGMWFSAYAESLIDDVTMLNAASKVVDQNPLGSAAGYGSSFPINRTFTTQELGFETLKFNAVAAQMSRGKAEKTVAFAMSSVAATLSKFAMDVCLYMSQNFDFISLPSHLTTGSSIMPHKKNPDVFELIRGKCNKIQSLPYEITLITNNLPSGYHRDFQLLKEGLFPAIQNLKACLDIAIFSVKDISVKDNILKDKKYDYLFTVDTLNEMVVAGIPFRDAYKEVAEQLEAGTYQSPKETKHTHEGSINNLCLNAIKDKMKAAL; encoded by the coding sequence ATGAAACTTTGGGAAAAAGGAATACCAACAGATAAACAAATCGAACAATTCACTGTAGGAAACGATCGTGAACTGGATTTAGTTTTAGCAAAATATGATGCTTTAGGTTCAATCGCTCATGCCAAAATGCTCGGGCAAATTGGTTTGTTAACTCAGGAAGAAACCACTTCTTTAGTGGATGCGTTAAATGAGATTATTGCTGATGTTGCTGTTGGAAATTTCGAAATAGAAAACAGTTTTGAAGACGTACACTCCAAAATAGAGTATTTACTCACCGTAAAACTGGGAGACGCCGGAAAAAAAATTCACACAGCGCGTTCCCGTAATGATCAGGTTTTGGTAGATGTTCATTTGTATTTAAAAGATGAGTTAAAAGCAATAAAAGAGCAGGTAAAAACACTTTTTGATTTGTTGATGGAATCAGCAGAGAAACATCAGAATGTTTTGTTACCCGGATATACACATTTGCAGATTGCGATGCCATCGTCTTTTGGAATGTGGTTTTCAGCCTACGCCGAAAGCTTAATTGATGACGTCACCATGTTAAATGCAGCCTCGAAAGTAGTCGACCAGAATCCGCTGGGATCTGCCGCAGGATATGGAAGCTCGTTCCCAATCAACAGAACTTTTACCACTCAGGAATTAGGATTTGAAACCTTAAAATTCAATGCCGTTGCTGCTCAAATGAGCCGTGGAAAAGCAGAGAAAACAGTAGCTTTTGCTATGAGCAGTGTCGCTGCAACCTTGTCAAAATTTGCCATGGACGTTTGTTTGTATATGAGCCAGAACTTTGATTTTATAAGTTTGCCATCGCATCTTACAACAGGTTCCAGTATTATGCCTCACAAGAAAAACCCGGATGTTTTTGAATTGATCAGAGGAAAATGCAATAAGATTCAGTCACTTCCTTACGAAATAACTTTAATCACCAATAATTTACCGAGTGGTTACCACAGAGACTTTCAGCTTTTAAAAGAAGGTTTGTTTCCTGCGATTCAAAACTTAAAAGCCTGTCTGGATATTGCTATTTTTTCTGTAAAAGATATTAGCGTAAAAGATAACATACTGAAAGATAAAAAATACGATTATTTGTTTACAGTAGATACTTTAAACGAAATGGTAGTAGCTGGTATACCTTTCAGAGACGCGTACAAAGAAGTTGCAGAACAATTGGAAGCCGGAACCTACCAATCGCCTAAAGAAACAAAACACACCCATGAAGGCAGTATCAACAATTTATGCCTGAATGCCATTAAAGATAAAATGAAAGCAGCTTTATAA
- a CDS encoding M20 family metallo-hydrolase has protein sequence MKNIETLTKEAINLLKSLIETPSFSSEEDQTALLIENWFNQNEIPFQRENNNVWAFNKYFDENKPTLLLNSHHDTVKPNQAYTNDPFKAIEKDGKLFGLGSNDAGGCLVSLLATFVHFYENQNLSHNIVIVASAEEESSGKNGLNSVLKHLPQLDCAIVGEPTLMQLAVAEKGLLVLDVKVKGTASHAAHQNDDNAIYKSIPVMEWFKNYKFDKISEVLGPVKMTVTQISAGKQHNVVPSECDLVVDIRVTDCYSNTEILEVVKANVNAEVTPRSMHLNASSIPVAHGLVQAGIALGRTTYGSPTLSDQSVLSCQSLKLGPGETLRSHSADEFIFVNEIEEGIDLYIKILTDFFKL, from the coding sequence ATGAAAAACATAGAAACGCTTACTAAAGAAGCAATTAATTTATTAAAAAGTCTTATCGAGACCCCTTCCTTTTCAAGTGAAGAAGACCAAACAGCCCTTTTAATCGAAAATTGGTTCAATCAAAACGAAATTCCTTTTCAAAGAGAAAACAATAATGTGTGGGCTTTCAACAAATATTTCGATGAAAATAAACCAACACTTTTATTAAACTCACACCACGATACCGTAAAACCTAATCAGGCTTATACTAACGATCCGTTTAAAGCCATCGAAAAGGATGGGAAATTATTTGGATTAGGAAGTAATGATGCCGGAGGCTGTCTGGTTTCGTTGCTGGCAACATTTGTACACTTCTACGAAAACCAAAACTTATCGCATAATATCGTTATTGTAGCTTCTGCCGAAGAAGAAAGCAGCGGAAAGAATGGTTTAAACAGCGTTTTAAAGCACTTACCCCAATTAGATTGCGCTATTGTAGGTGAACCTACTTTAATGCAGTTAGCAGTTGCCGAAAAAGGATTGTTAGTTTTAGATGTAAAAGTCAAAGGAACTGCGAGTCATGCTGCACATCAAAACGACGATAATGCTATTTATAAATCAATTCCCGTAATGGAATGGTTTAAAAATTATAAATTCGATAAAATTTCAGAGGTTCTAGGACCTGTAAAAATGACCGTAACACAAATCAGTGCAGGAAAACAGCACAATGTAGTGCCGTCAGAATGTGATTTAGTGGTCGATATTCGTGTGACTGATTGTTATTCGAATACCGAAATTTTGGAAGTAGTAAAAGCCAATGTAAACGCCGAAGTAACACCAAGATCAATGCACCTGAATGCTTCATCAATTCCGGTTGCACATGGTTTGGTACAAGCCGGAATCGCTTTAGGAAGAACTACTTATGGTTCGCCTACACTTTCAGATCAGTCCGTTTTGAGTTGCCAGTCTTTAAAACTAGGACCTGGTGAAACCCTGCGTTCACATTCAGCAGATGAATTTATTTTTGTAAATGAAATTGAAGAAGGAATCGATTTGTATATCAAAATACTAACCGATTTCTTTAAATTATAA
- the argB gene encoding acetylglutamate kinase, whose product MEKVTIIKIGGNIIDNPAELEQFLTDFSKIEGHKVLVHGGGKSATKMAQSIGLVPQMIEGRRITDAAMLDVVVMIYAGQINKHIVAQLQAKDNNAIGFSGADGNLIQSVKRNHPTIDYGFVGDVKQVNTKLLATLLENGIVPVFCAITHDKNGQLLNTNADTIASELSIALSEVFEVTLTYCFEKQGVLQDSEDDTSVITEINEALYNKLKEEKVIHSGMIPKLDNCFNSLSRGVQQIKIGHHKMLQNSEIPHTTITL is encoded by the coding sequence ATGGAAAAAGTTACAATAATAAAAATAGGTGGAAACATCATCGATAATCCGGCGGAGTTAGAGCAATTCTTAACTGATTTTTCTAAGATTGAAGGTCATAAAGTATTAGTTCACGGTGGAGGAAAATCGGCTACAAAAATGGCTCAAAGTATTGGATTGGTACCACAAATGATTGAGGGGCGTCGAATTACAGATGCCGCAATGCTTGATGTTGTAGTCATGATTTACGCAGGCCAAATCAACAAACATATTGTAGCACAATTACAGGCAAAAGACAATAATGCGATCGGATTTTCAGGAGCCGACGGAAATTTAATCCAGTCTGTAAAACGAAATCATCCTACAATTGATTATGGTTTTGTGGGAGATGTAAAACAAGTTAATACCAAGTTATTGGCTACGTTATTAGAAAACGGAATTGTTCCTGTTTTCTGTGCCATCACACATGACAAAAACGGACAATTGTTAAACACCAATGCCGATACCATTGCAAGTGAGTTATCCATTGCTTTATCTGAAGTTTTTGAGGTTACATTGACCTATTGTTTTGAAAAGCAAGGCGTTTTGCAGGATTCAGAAGACGATACATCAGTAATAACCGAAATCAACGAAGCCTTATACAACAAACTTAAAGAAGAAAAAGTAATCCATTCAGGAATGATTCCAAAATTAGATAATTGCTTCAATAGTTTGTCAAGAGGAGTACAGCAAATTAAAATTGGACACCACAAAATGCTTCAAAATTCAGAGATTCCACATACAACGATTACGTTATAA
- a CDS encoding N-acetylornithine carbamoyltransferase, whose product MNYISIQDIDSLSKWVKGALKIKKNPLKNQALGKNKTLGMLFFNPSLRTRLSTQKAALNLGMNVMVMNFTNEGWTLEFEDGAIMDSGASEHIKEAAEVVSQYCDIIAIRAFAGLADKEKDYAETVISGFLKHATVPIVNMESAVRHPMQSLADAITMEEYKTKHKPKVVLSWAPHPKALPQAVANSFVEMMQMQKDMDFVITHPEGYELSPEITKDCKIEHDQDKAFENADFVYVKNWSNFNDYGKVTNTDSNWTVTAEKMALTNNGKFMHCLPVRRNVIVSDEVLDGKNSIVIQQANNRTYSAQLVLQKILKKL is encoded by the coding sequence ATGAATTACATTTCAATACAAGATATCGACTCCTTATCAAAATGGGTAAAAGGGGCGTTAAAAATTAAAAAGAACCCGCTTAAAAATCAGGCCTTAGGGAAGAATAAAACCTTAGGGATGTTATTTTTCAATCCAAGTTTAAGAACGCGTTTGAGCACTCAGAAGGCAGCTCTAAACTTAGGGATGAATGTTATGGTGATGAATTTTACCAACGAAGGCTGGACATTAGAATTCGAAGACGGAGCCATTATGGATTCCGGTGCGTCAGAGCACATTAAAGAAGCTGCAGAAGTAGTGTCTCAGTATTGCGATATTATTGCCATTCGTGCTTTCGCAGGTCTGGCAGACAAAGAAAAAGATTATGCTGAAACAGTAATTTCAGGGTTTTTGAAACATGCAACCGTACCCATAGTTAATATGGAAAGTGCTGTTCGTCATCCGATGCAGTCTTTGGCGGATGCTATTACCATGGAAGAATACAAAACCAAGCATAAACCCAAGGTAGTACTTTCCTGGGCGCCTCACCCGAAAGCTTTGCCACAGGCCGTTGCCAATTCATTCGTAGAAATGATGCAAATGCAAAAAGATATGGATTTTGTAATCACACACCCCGAAGGTTACGAACTTAGCCCCGAAATCACAAAAGACTGTAAAATAGAACACGATCAAGACAAAGCGTTTGAGAATGCCGATTTTGTATACGTAAAAAACTGGAGCAATTTTAACGATTACGGAAAAGTAACCAATACAGATTCAAACTGGACTGTTACGGCCGAGAAAATGGCTTTAACTAACAATGGGAAATTCATGCATTGTCTTCCTGTTCGTCGTAACGTTATTGTAAGCGATGAAGTGCTTGACGGTAAGAATTCAATTGTAATTCAGCAAGCCAATAACAGAACGTATTCAGCACAGTTAGTTTTACAGAAGATTTTGAAGAAATTATAA
- the proB gene encoding glutamate 5-kinase produces the protein MSKKRILLKIGSNTLTKETNHISRGKIEDLGMQIAALNKEYEFVIVSSGAIAAAKQFVKLESKGKEIVVKQALASIGQPHLMRIFHENFSDLGLLTSQCLLSYSDFEKEQSKVNIVNTINVLVENNYIPIINENDTVATDEIRFGDNDKLAALTAVLLNVDILIIATNTNGIYTKDSIHDEIPKTIKLVQDLKILEKEIGESKSSHGTGGMQSKIEAAAIAKAANIETWIVNGLDDNFILKAIKDEIPFTKII, from the coding sequence ATGTCAAAAAAGCGGATTTTATTAAAAATTGGAAGTAATACTTTAACCAAAGAAACCAATCATATTTCACGGGGAAAGATTGAAGACCTCGGAATGCAGATTGCAGCTTTAAACAAAGAATACGAGTTTGTAATTGTGAGTTCCGGAGCAATTGCAGCGGCAAAGCAATTTGTAAAGCTCGAAAGTAAAGGAAAAGAAATTGTAGTGAAACAAGCATTAGCTTCAATTGGCCAACCCCATTTGATGCGGATTTTTCATGAGAATTTCAGCGATTTAGGTTTGTTGACTTCGCAGTGTTTATTGTCTTATTCTGATTTCGAGAAAGAGCAGTCTAAAGTCAATATTGTCAATACCATAAACGTTTTGGTAGAAAACAATTACATCCCGATTATTAATGAAAATGATACGGTTGCCACAGATGAGATTCGGTTTGGAGACAACGATAAATTGGCAGCACTGACAGCCGTTCTTTTAAATGTTGATATTCTGATTATTGCTACCAATACAAATGGGATTTATACCAAAGATTCTATTCACGATGAAATTCCGAAAACAATCAAATTGGTACAGGATTTAAAAATATTGGAAAAAGAAATTGGAGAATCAAAATCATCACATGGAACAGGAGGGATGCAGTCGAAGATAGAAGCTGCCGCAATTGCAAAAGCAGCCAATATTGAAACCTGGATCGTAAATGGATTAGATGATAATTTTATTTTGAAGGCTATAAAGGATGAGATACCTTTTACTAAAATAATCTAA
- a CDS encoding glutamate-5-semialdehyde dehydrogenase, with the protein MNPLSIEKRNLVLRVMAQLVEQERNQIILTNQEDLADYDGSDLAMEERLKVDDKKVDEMIVSLNQLASQEDPVGVERFHFIHDNGIKVINKTAAFGTILIIYESRPDVTIEAGGIAFKSGNKILLKGGKEALKSNLKIVSLWHQALERNGVSKDWVEYLNFNRAETQTFLEKPTQKVDLIVPRGGEKLIEFVKAHATCPVIVSGRGNNFVYVHEKADTDLALKIIINAKTSKISACNAVDKVLIDSKLPNFEGFTAILIEELKQYKVEVIVDESLKSFEDTETLQSEDIWYEEFLDYKIVIGSIDSEEKAIEKINKYCGGHSAVIITRDDKAAQEFMDAVDTAAVYQNASTRFTDGGQFGLGGELAISTDKLHQRGPIGLQHLVTNKWYVYGEGQIR; encoded by the coding sequence ATGAACCCATTATCAATTGAAAAACGTAATCTGGTTTTGCGTGTTATGGCGCAGCTGGTCGAGCAGGAGCGGAACCAGATTATCTTAACCAATCAGGAAGATCTTGCTGATTATGACGGCTCAGACTTAGCAATGGAAGAGCGTTTAAAGGTAGATGATAAAAAAGTGGATGAAATGATTGTATCACTCAATCAACTGGCTTCACAAGAAGATCCCGTTGGAGTTGAACGTTTTCATTTTATTCATGATAATGGCATAAAAGTGATTAACAAAACGGCCGCTTTCGGGACGATTTTAATCATTTACGAATCCCGCCCCGATGTTACAATCGAAGCCGGGGGAATAGCTTTCAAATCCGGAAATAAGATTTTATTGAAAGGAGGAAAAGAAGCTTTAAAATCGAATTTGAAAATTGTGAGTCTATGGCATCAGGCTTTAGAGAGAAATGGAGTTTCGAAGGACTGGGTGGAATATTTGAATTTTAATCGCGCAGAGACTCAGACCTTTTTAGAAAAACCAACTCAAAAAGTAGATTTAATTGTTCCAAGAGGAGGAGAAAAGTTAATTGAGTTTGTAAAAGCACATGCCACTTGCCCGGTTATTGTAAGCGGACGAGGAAATAACTTTGTTTACGTTCATGAAAAAGCAGATACAGATTTGGCTTTGAAAATCATTATAAATGCCAAAACCTCTAAAATTTCAGCCTGTAACGCAGTCGATAAGGTTTTAATAGATTCGAAACTACCCAATTTTGAAGGATTTACAGCTATTTTAATCGAAGAATTAAAACAGTATAAAGTAGAAGTAATTGTTGATGAGTCGCTAAAAAGTTTTGAAGATACAGAAACACTTCAAAGCGAAGATATTTGGTACGAGGAATTTCTGGATTATAAAATAGTAATCGGAAGCATTGATTCTGAAGAAAAGGCAATCGAAAAAATAAATAAATATTGTGGAGGACACTCGGCAGTAATTATTACAAGAGACGATAAGGCAGCACAGGAATTTATGGATGCCGTGGATACTGCAGCCGTTTATCAAAATGCCTCAACACGTTTTACAGATGGAGGTCAGTTTGGCCTGGGAGGAGAATTAGCGATAAGTACTGATAAATTGCATCAGCGGGGCCCTATCGGACTTCAGCATCTCGTAACCAATAAATGGTACGTGTATGGAGAAGGGCAAATTAGGTAA
- a CDS encoding aspartate aminotransferase family protein: protein MNLFNVYPLYDITPVKAIDCTIVDDKGVEYLDLYSGHGVISIGHTQPDYVTKLKNQLDQLGFYSNAIQNPLQVELAQKLGKLSGLEDYELFLCSSGAEANENALKLASFHNGKSRVVAFDNSFHGRTSAAVAVTDNKKIVAPINAQQEVTFLPLNQIELVEAELAKGDVTAVIIEGIQGVGGLDEGTTEFFQALEKACKKHDVVLILDEVQSGYGRSGKFFAFQHHGINADIISVAKGMGNGFPVGAILISPKFEASFGLLGTTFGGSHLSCAAGIAVLDVIEKLELQKNVNEVSAYFLEKIKEVEGIKKVKGKGLMLGVEFDFDVAALRKKLIIEKHIFTGSANNKNLLRILPPLTVKKADIDTFVKALKESLEELKN, encoded by the coding sequence ATGAACTTATTCAACGTTTACCCATTATACGACATCACTCCGGTTAAAGCTATAGATTGTACAATTGTAGATGACAAAGGAGTAGAATACTTAGATTTGTACAGCGGACATGGTGTAATTTCGATTGGCCATACACAACCGGATTACGTAACTAAATTAAAGAACCAATTGGATCAGTTAGGATTTTATTCCAACGCGATTCAGAATCCATTACAGGTAGAGCTGGCTCAGAAATTAGGAAAGCTTTCCGGATTAGAAGATTATGAATTGTTTTTATGCAGTTCAGGTGCTGAAGCTAACGAAAATGCATTAAAATTAGCTTCTTTTCATAACGGAAAATCAAGAGTTGTAGCTTTTGATAATTCTTTTCACGGGAGAACCTCTGCAGCAGTTGCGGTTACTGATAATAAAAAAATTGTTGCACCAATAAATGCGCAACAGGAAGTTACTTTTTTACCCCTAAATCAAATCGAATTAGTTGAGGCAGAACTTGCAAAAGGTGATGTTACAGCAGTAATTATAGAAGGAATTCAAGGAGTAGGAGGTTTAGACGAGGGAACAACTGAATTTTTTCAAGCTTTAGAAAAAGCCTGTAAAAAGCATGATGTGGTTTTGATTTTAGACGAAGTACAGTCAGGGTATGGAAGAAGTGGAAAATTTTTCGCCTTTCAACATCACGGAATCAACGCTGATATTATTTCGGTTGCCAAAGGAATGGGGAATGGTTTTCCCGTTGGAGCTATTTTAATCTCTCCAAAATTTGAAGCAAGTTTCGGATTGTTGGGAACCACTTTTGGAGGTAGTCATTTATCATGTGCTGCAGGAATTGCAGTGCTGGATGTAATTGAAAAACTGGAGTTGCAGAAGAATGTAAACGAAGTTTCAGCTTATTTCTTAGAAAAAATTAAAGAAGTTGAAGGAATTAAAAAAGTAAAAGGAAAAGGTTTGATGCTTGGAGTAGAATTTGATTTTGATGTAGCAGCTTTAAGGAAAAAACTAATCATCGAAAAACACATTTTTACAGGAAGTGCCAACAACAAAAATCTACTTAGAATTTTACCGCCGCTTACCGTAAAAAAAGCAGACATTGATACGTTTGTAAAAGCTTTAAAAGAGAGTTTGGAAGAACTTAAAAATTAA
- the argC gene encoding N-acetyl-gamma-glutamyl-phosphate reductase has translation MINIGIIGGSGYTAGELIRILMYHPKVNIDFVYSTTNSGKPLSVAHQDLMGDIEMNFTDVVNPNVNVVFLCLGHGKSISFLKENQFASHTKIIDLGNDFRLNKDAHFEGKDFVYGLPELNKPAIKKANYIANPGCFATAIQLALLPLANSDLLLNDVHINATTGSTGAGVGLSETSHFSWRNNNMSHYKAFEHQHLGEIGESIVQLQDDFESELLFIPNRGDFPRGIFATLYTISDESLEQTVSRYEEFYKNEPFVTVTTTNINMKQVVQTNKCIISLMKKGNRILITSIIDNLTKGASGQAIQNMNLMFGLEETTGLKLKPSGF, from the coding sequence ATGATTAATATCGGAATAATTGGTGGCTCAGGCTATACAGCCGGAGAGCTCATCAGAATCTTAATGTATCATCCCAAAGTAAACATCGATTTTGTTTACAGTACAACCAATTCAGGAAAACCGCTTTCTGTAGCGCATCAGGATTTGATGGGAGATATCGAAATGAACTTTACAGATGTGGTTAATCCGAATGTAAATGTGGTGTTTCTATGTCTTGGTCACGGAAAATCTATTTCGTTTTTGAAAGAGAACCAGTTTGCAAGCCACACGAAAATCATCGATCTGGGAAATGATTTCAGATTGAACAAAGATGCCCATTTTGAAGGAAAAGATTTTGTTTATGGTCTTCCGGAATTGAATAAACCGGCGATCAAAAAGGCAAATTATATTGCAAATCCGGGTTGTTTTGCTACAGCGATCCAATTGGCTCTGCTGCCTTTAGCAAACAGTGATCTGTTGCTTAATGATGTACATATTAATGCAACAACCGGAAGTACCGGAGCGGGAGTGGGACTTTCAGAAACGTCTCATTTTAGCTGGAGAAACAACAATATGTCACATTACAAAGCTTTCGAACACCAGCATTTGGGAGAAATTGGGGAAAGCATAGTTCAGTTACAAGATGATTTTGAAAGTGAATTACTCTTTATTCCAAACAGAGGAGATTTTCCAAGAGGAATTTTTGCCACACTTTATACCATTTCTGATGAAAGTCTGGAACAGACGGTATCCAGATACGAAGAATTCTATAAAAATGAGCCTTTTGTGACTGTGACAACGACAAACATCAATATGAAACAAGTTGTTCAGACGAACAAATGTATCATTAGTTTAATGAAAAAAGGAAACCGGATTCTGATCACTTCAATTATTGATAATTTAACCAAAGGTGCTTCAGGACAAGCCATTCAAAATATGAATTTAATGTTCGGATTAGAAGAAACCACCGGTTTAAAATTGAAACCAAGCGGATTTTAA